ATTTACTTACAGTATTAACAAATTTTTTAACATCAACAATTGAGTTTAGTAAAACTTTAAATTCTTTCATTTTATAATCCTCCTTAATTTTTGGGTTGATTTATTCTTTACTTTGATGTTACAATATCTTTAGAAAATAGTCAAGAGATTAAGTCTTTTTTAATATAAATTTAACATTTAGAAAGGCAGTAGAAGATGAAAATAGGTTTTTGCACATTAGGTTGCAAAGTTAATCAGTATGAAACTGAGGCTATAAAAGAATTATTTTTAAATAACGGATGGGAAATCGGGGAATTTTCCGACTTTTGCGATGCGTATTTAATTAACACTTGTACTGTTACTCATCTTAGCGACAGAAAATCAAGGCAGATGATAAGAAGAGCCAACAGTAAAAATCCAGATGCAGTTATTGCAGTATGCGGTTGTTACGCCCAGATGTCGCCTTTAGAGGTAGAAGAAATTGAGGGTGTAGATATAGTTATCGGCACAAAAAATAAATTAAAAGCCTATGAACTTATAGTTAACAAAGTGCGTTCTAATATAGTTTGCCCTGTTGAAAAGGAAGACTATGAAGATATGGAGATTACTCTTTTTGAGTCTAAAACAAGGGCGATAATCAAGGCACAGGACGGATGCAATAATTTTTGCGCTTATTGTATTATACCTTATGCAAGGGGCAGGATAAGAAGCAGAAATTTAGAAAGCATTTATAACGAATGTGTAAGACTTTCGCAAAACGGGTTTTTAGAAGTTGTACTTGCGGGAATTCATATCTGCTCCTACGGAAAAGATTTAGAAAACACCAATTTAATTACACTTCTTACAAAAATTCACGAAATTGACAAGATTAAAAGAATAAGACTAAGTTCCATTGAGCCTAACGCATTTACAGACGAATTTATAGATGCTTTAAAAAATCTTCCAAAGGTTTGTCATCACTTTCATATTTCCTTACAAAGCGGTTGCGATGAAACTTTAAAAAGAATGAACAGAAGGTATGACACTGATCTTTATAAATCGATATGCGAAAAACTTATAAAAGAATTTAGCGACAGTGCGATTACTACCGATTTAATCGTAGGGTTCCCCGGGGAAGACGAAGAAGAATTTAACAAAACTCTAAATTTTATAAAAGAAATACCTTTTTATCAGATTCATACATTTAAATATTCCAAAAGAGAGGGCACAAAGGCTGCAGGTATGGAAAATCAGGTGCCATCTTTTATAAAGGATGAAAGAAGCAAGAAAGTTTTAAAAATTTCTAAAGAAAAATCGGCAGAATTTGAAAAATCATATATAGGAAAAGAAGTAGAAATTCTTACCGAAACCATCAGTGCCAACGGAATGTATATGGGGCATACATCTAACTATCTTCCTGTTTATATAAATTCAAAGGAAGATATTAAAGATAAATTAATAAAAGTAAAAATAACCCATTATGAAGATAATATGCTTATGGGAGAAATAATAAATAAGGAGAATCAGTTATGACACTTGAAACACTAAGAGCCGATATGATAAAGGCTATGAAAGAAAAAGATAAGTTCTTAAAGGATGTTGTATCCAGCCTTATTGCAGCAATTAAAAAAGTTGCAATAGATGAGGGCGTTAGAGAAGATATCAAAGAAGAACTTGTTGACAGAGTTATTTTAAAAGAATTAAAAACAGCAAAGGAACAGATTGATACCTGCCCTGATGAAAGAGCAGAGTTAAAAGAAGAATATCAGAAAAGATATGATATAATTTCAACCTATGCTCCAAAACAACTTTCAGAAGACGAAATAATAAAAATTATTACCGAAAAATTTAGAGCAGAAATTGAAACTAAAAATAAAGGTATAATTATGAAAGCAGTTATGGGCGAGTTAAAGGGTAAGGCAGACGGAAAACTTATAAATCAGGTAGTAGCAAAATTAACTCAGTAATTTATTTTAAAAAAGGACCGTTTAATTTTTAAACAGTCCTTTTTTTATGTCATACTTTTTTAACATCTTAATTATTTGGCATTTCGTCTTAGTTCATTCCATTTATACACTCTGTCGCCCTTAACCATATAAGCATTTTTTGAAATTCTTGCAAGAGGGGAGTCAGAATAAGAGTCAGAATAAAAATTTTCTATTTCCTTATTGCATACAGCCCTAAATCTTCTTACCTTTTCACTTCCCCAGCAGTTAAGTCCGTCATATTTGCCTGTAAATTTATCCACCCTTGATGCCTCAAGGTATTTAATACCTGCCAAATCACACATAGGCTTTACAAGAAACTCAGGAGAAGCAGAAATAACCATATCATCCTCTGCCTGAATATCATAATACCAACTCTTGAAATTAGCCCTGTGAATTTTCCAGAATTCTTCTAAATGTGCATCAATATTATCTATATCTTTAAAAAATGTATAAAACTTTTCTTTAAACTGGGTTTTATTTATAGCATGAAAAATAAACTTTATAAAATTATACCCCTGCATAGGAAGATATTTAATAATTTTAGGGTTTTTCTTTAATGTAAAGAAATAAAAATCTCTTGTACTGTCCCCTTTATAAATAGTATTGTCAAAATCGTAAACATTCATATTTATTACCTGCTTATGTAAAAATTACGGGTTGTAACAAAATAATTGATACAACCCTGTTTTTTTAAATATAATTAAGCGGATTTAATGCTCTTCCGTTTAACCTTATTTCAAAATGAAGATGCGGACCAGTAGATCTTCCTGTATTTCCGAGTCTGCCTATCATTTCCCCTTTTGCAACTTTCTGACCGTTATATACGCTTATGGAATCAAGATGCGCATAATAAGTAACATATCCGTTTCCGTGGTTGATTTTTACTAACTTTCCGTATCCATCACTCCATCCGGCAAATGAAACTGTGCCACCGTCAGCAGCGTAAATCGGAGTACCTGTTGTACCGCCTAAATCAAGCCCCTCATGGAAACCTCTGCTTCTGTTTCCGTAACGCGAAGTGATAACACCTGACCTGAAAGGATGAAGAAAAGTACCCGTTGCCATATAAGCAGGGCGCTTTTTAGTCCCGACTTTAACCTCTTTTGCAACAGGCTCTTTTAAAACAAGTTCGCTTGTTGCTATTTTCTCGGTAACTATACCGTTTTCCTTGTATATATCATAGTCAACTTCTTTTTCACCGTATATACCGTCAGATACCACTATTGTAATACCTGTGTACTGCGAGGCATCTTTTGTAGAATTTGTTTCGTATGCTATTTTTTCAACTGCCTTTTGTGTTTCTAAAGTTCTTACTGCAATTAAAGGTGTAGTATCTGAAACATTAAGTTTTTTACCTATCTGAAGATTGTTTTCAGTAACATCAGGGTTTAACTCAAATATTTTTTTAACAGTTGTGCCACGCATTTCGGCAATTTCAGAGATTGTTTCGCCCTCTGAAACGATATGGGTTTTAAGACCGCCCACAGGTGTTTTTATTTCTTTTAACGCTTCCTCTATTGTCCTGACACTGCTGTTTGGCACTCTTGTAGAAATAACTTCAACATTTCTGTTAAAGGCTACATCAAGAGTATCTTCGGTTGTATATTCGTTTTTATAATCGTCTAATATTTTATTTGCTTCATCAAAAGTTTTAAGCGCTGTAACAAGCACACCGTCTGCATATATTCCGTACGCATCAACTCTTCCGTCATATACTGATGAAATAGCATTTTTAGCACATTCATAGTTCTGGAAATTTTCCTTATTGGAAATAACAAAGCCCACTTTAACATCTTTTTTATCTGAAATTCCCATTAAGTCAAGGGACTCATTTGAAGATTCATAAGCACTGAGTGCTTCAACTTTTGTACGGGTAATGGCAACAACCTTGCCCTCGCATATAATACTGTATCCAAAATCTAAATCGGAAGAAATTACTGATGCAAGTAAAATCAGGGCACACATACAAAGTGATATACCGTTGATTTTTGCAAAGTCTATAGAGGATAAAAACTCCCCTGCTTTTTTACTGCCGATAATTTTTGTGAAAGTATCTTTTATGTTTTTAATAAATGCTTTTATATCAAAATTTCTTATTTTTTTAAATGTAAGTACTGTGTTTTTTATAAAAACCTTTGATTTGTCTTTTATATTTATTTTTTTAATTGATTTTAAAATGTTGCTGCATTTAATCTTTAAGTTAACTTTATTAACCTTTAATAAGTTACTTTTAAGAAAGTTTTTAGTTTCTCTAAAGGCCTTAATTAAAGTTTCCTTCAGTTTACTTAACAAACAACCGCCACCTTTCTTTTTATATTATTACCATATAGTTACTAAATAATTACAAAAATATTTCATACTGCCATTCTACTACAATATTTTAAAAAAATCAACCCCTTTTTATCATTTAGAGGTGTTTATAAAAATATAATTTACAAGGTGAGTATGATGATAGAAAGAATTTATAATTATTTTAAAGGGTATGTAACATTAAGGATAACCTTAAATCAGCCGGAGAGATTTTTAAATATGTTAATAATAAATAACATATATTTATGGGATTTAAAAAGGGTCTCTCCAAATGAAATTATACTAAGCACTTCGGTATACGGATTTAAAAAAATGAGAAAAATAATATATGAGGTAAAAGCAAAGGTAAAGGTTATTAAAAAATGCGGTTTTTTTCAGTTTAAAAAGAAAGTTCTTAATAAAAAAATCATATTGTCAGGGTTTATTTTATCGACGGTATTTATTTTATTTTTAAGTTCGCTTATACTGGATATAAAAATAATCGGCAGTCTGTCTTATAGCGATGAGGAAATTTTAGAAAAACTTAAAGAAATTGACTTGCAAAAATTTCAGTTTAGAAGTAATATAGATAGTGATAAAATATCAGTTAAACTGATAAACGACTTTGATAAAATATCCTGGGTGGGAGTTTATGAAGAAGGTTCTAAACTCACAATAGAAATAAAGGAAAGAGATATTCCGCCCAAAATGGTTGAAAAAGATATTCCCTGCCATATTACAGCGCGTAAAGACGGGGTAATAAAGTCGATGAATATTACAAACGGCGAACCTTTAGTAAAATTAAATGATGTGGTAGTAAAAGGGCAGATTTTAGTATCCGGCGTACTTAATACCAAGTATGACGGGTTAAGGTTTGTTCATTCTATGGCAGATATAACTGCTAACACCTGGTGGGAAGATTCGCTTAATGTTAAATTATATGAATATAATAAAAATTATACAGGAAAAAGAACAAAAACACATTCCGTAAGATTATTTTCAAAAGAAATTGATTTATCATTCGGAAGAATAATACCGTACTATAATTATGACGAAGATGTAAAAAGACGGGTTTTCGGTTTTTCCGAGTTCAATACAAGAATTTTTAGTGAATATACTCTGTCAAAAAAACCGATAAAGGAAGAAGAAGCAGTAAAAAGAGGAAAAGAAGCGTTAATGAACGAACTTTATAAAAATTTTAATAAAGAAGAAATTCAGGATGTTTCATTCACTTTAGAGCCGATAGATAAAGAAACGATAAATGTAAAAATATTTGCCAATATATATGAAAATATTGCTGAACAAATGATAATAAGAAAGGAAAACACAGATGGCTGAGATTTTGGTTGAGGCTTATTCATTAGAGGGGATAAGCAATCTCTTTGGAAATTTTGATTTTAATATCCGTTTAATAGAAAAGGAATATAATGTTAAAATCACCAACAGGGACACTTTGATAAAAATAGAAGGGGATAATGCCGAAAAAGCAAAGAAACTTATAATGGAACTTCTTATTCTTGCGTCAAAAAAAGAAGTTATAGACGAGCAGAAAATAAGAAGTATGATAGATGCGATAGAGAGTAACACCGAAGATTATATCCGCAACTTGTCTGACGACTGTATATGCCATACTGCATCGGGAACTCCTATTAAGCCTAAAACCATAGGGCAGAAAAACTATGTTGAAGCAATAAAGAACAATATTATTACAGTAGGCGTAGGCCCTGCAGGAACAGGTAAAACCTATCTTGCAGTTGCAATGGCAGTTGTTGCCTTTAAGAAAAAAGAAATAAACAGAATTATTCTTACCCGTCCTGCTGTTGAAGCGGGGGAAAGTTTAGGCTTTTTACCGGGCGATTTACAAGAAAAGGTTGACCCTTATTTAAGACCGTTATATGATGCTCTTTTTGAAATGTTAGGCGGAGAAAATTTTACTTTATATCAGGAAAAGGGTATGATAGAGGTTGCCCCTTTGGCATATATGAGAGGAAGAACTCTTGACAACAGTTTTATAATTCTTGACGAAGCGCAGAACACCACTAAAGAACAGATGAAAATGTTTTTAACAAGAATTGGTTTTAACTCAAAAGCAGTTATAACAGGGGATATAACCCAGATAGACCTGCCGCACGGTAAAGTATCAGGGCTTAAAGACGCTATAAGAATAATTAAAAATATTGAAGATATAGAAGTTTTTAACCTTACTGACCGTGATGTAGTAAGGCATCCGTTAATTCAGAAGATTATAAAAGCATATGAAAGGGCGGACAGTAAAAAATGAATTATATAGACTTAAGTATAGGCGAAGGTGTCAGTTTTAAAAAAGAGCAGGAAGATATAATTTACGATATTGTAAATAAGGTTTGTGATGAAGAAAAACTGCCTTTTGATATTTATCTTTCTGTTATAGTGGTAAGTAAAGAAGAAATAAGAAAAATTAACCTTGAGCAAAGAAATATTGATAAGCCAACTGATGTTTTATCCTTTCCAAGTCTTAATTTTAGTAAAGATTATAAACTTT
This DNA window, taken from Clostridia bacterium, encodes the following:
- the ybeY gene encoding rRNA maturation RNase YbeY encodes the protein MNYIDLSIGEGVSFKKEQEDIIYDIVNKVCDEEKLPFDIYLSVIVVSKEEIRKINLEQRNIDKPTDVLSFPSLNFSKDYKLLDKIDKKDLDPQYNAVFLGDMVICYDKIIEQAEEYGHSKERELSYLTVHSMYHLLGYDHEDLQMKKDMRLKEEKILSL
- a CDS encoding peptidoglycan DD-metalloendopeptidase family protein: MLSKLKETLIKAFRETKNFLKSNLLKVNKVNLKIKCSNILKSIKKINIKDKSKVFIKNTVLTFKKIRNFDIKAFIKNIKDTFTKIIGSKKAGEFLSSIDFAKINGISLCMCALILLASVISSDLDFGYSIICEGKVVAITRTKVEALSAYESSNESLDLMGISDKKDVKVGFVISNKENFQNYECAKNAISSVYDGRVDAYGIYADGVLVTALKTFDEANKILDDYKNEYTTEDTLDVAFNRNVEVISTRVPNSSVRTIEEALKEIKTPVGGLKTHIVSEGETISEIAEMRGTTVKKIFELNPDVTENNLQIGKKLNVSDTTPLIAVRTLETQKAVEKIAYETNSTKDASQYTGITIVVSDGIYGEKEVDYDIYKENGIVTEKIATSELVLKEPVAKEVKVGTKKRPAYMATGTFLHPFRSGVITSRYGNRSRGFHEGLDLGGTTGTPIYAADGGTVSFAGWSDGYGKLVKINHGNGYVTYYAHLDSISVYNGQKVAKGEMIGRLGNTGRSTGPHLHFEIRLNGRALNPLNYI
- a CDS encoding GatB/YqeY domain-containing protein, whose product is MTLETLRADMIKAMKEKDKFLKDVVSSLIAAIKKVAIDEGVREDIKEELVDRVILKELKTAKEQIDTCPDERAELKEEYQKRYDIISTYAPKQLSEDEIIKIITEKFRAEIETKNKGIIMKAVMGELKGKADGKLINQVVAKLTQ
- the yqfD gene encoding sporulation protein YqfD, which encodes MIERIYNYFKGYVTLRITLNQPERFLNMLIINNIYLWDLKRVSPNEIILSTSVYGFKKMRKIIYEVKAKVKVIKKCGFFQFKKKVLNKKIILSGFILSTVFILFLSSLILDIKIIGSLSYSDEEILEKLKEIDLQKFQFRSNIDSDKISVKLINDFDKISWVGVYEEGSKLTIEIKERDIPPKMVEKDIPCHITARKDGVIKSMNITNGEPLVKLNDVVVKGQILVSGVLNTKYDGLRFVHSMADITANTWWEDSLNVKLYEYNKNYTGKRTKTHSVRLFSKEIDLSFGRIIPYYNYDEDVKRRVFGFSEFNTRIFSEYTLSKKPIKEEEAVKRGKEALMNELYKNFNKEEIQDVSFTLEPIDKETINVKIFANIYENIAEQMIIRKENTDG
- a CDS encoding HAD-IB family phosphatase, translated to MNVYDFDNTIYKGDSTRDFYFFTLKKNPKIIKYLPMQGYNFIKFIFHAINKTQFKEKFYTFFKDIDNIDAHLEEFWKIHRANFKSWYYDIQAEDDMVISASPEFLVKPMCDLAGIKYLEASRVDKFTGKYDGLNCWGSEKVRRFRAVCNKEIENFYSDSYSDSPLARISKNAYMVKGDRVYKWNELRRNAK
- the mtaB gene encoding tRNA (N(6)-L-threonylcarbamoyladenosine(37)-C(2))-methylthiotransferase MtaB, yielding MKIGFCTLGCKVNQYETEAIKELFLNNGWEIGEFSDFCDAYLINTCTVTHLSDRKSRQMIRRANSKNPDAVIAVCGCYAQMSPLEVEEIEGVDIVIGTKNKLKAYELIVNKVRSNIVCPVEKEDYEDMEITLFESKTRAIIKAQDGCNNFCAYCIIPYARGRIRSRNLESIYNECVRLSQNGFLEVVLAGIHICSYGKDLENTNLITLLTKIHEIDKIKRIRLSSIEPNAFTDEFIDALKNLPKVCHHFHISLQSGCDETLKRMNRRYDTDLYKSICEKLIKEFSDSAITTDLIVGFPGEDEEEFNKTLNFIKEIPFYQIHTFKYSKREGTKAAGMENQVPSFIKDERSKKVLKISKEKSAEFEKSYIGKEVEILTETISANGMYMGHTSNYLPVYINSKEDIKDKLIKVKITHYEDNMLMGEIINKENQL
- a CDS encoding PhoH family protein; protein product: MAEILVEAYSLEGISNLFGNFDFNIRLIEKEYNVKITNRDTLIKIEGDNAEKAKKLIMELLILASKKEVIDEQKIRSMIDAIESNTEDYIRNLSDDCICHTASGTPIKPKTIGQKNYVEAIKNNIITVGVGPAGTGKTYLAVAMAVVAFKKKEINRIILTRPAVEAGESLGFLPGDLQEKVDPYLRPLYDALFEMLGGENFTLYQEKGMIEVAPLAYMRGRTLDNSFIILDEAQNTTKEQMKMFLTRIGFNSKAVITGDITQIDLPHGKVSGLKDAIRIIKNIEDIEVFNLTDRDVVRHPLIQKIIKAYERADSKK